In the Candidatus Electrothrix sp. GW3-4 genome, one interval contains:
- a CDS encoding RHS repeat-associated core domain-containing protein: MHSPEGTIFYKYDAEGNLIEKQQPDNGTWLYIWNAAGMLDHVVRPDQQVVRFAYDALGRRVSKEFQGRITRWVWDGNNPLHEWVEAAPVVEGGRQDAVPTQDEPIPQQQEFYIGHPPTGPPAADDAPLQQDANATDDGLITWLFEPESFAPVAKVQGDKVYSIVTDYLGTPVAMVDQDGNKVWSADIGVFGKLRNVEGQQMDCPFRWPGQYEDAETGLYYNWFRYFDPEIGEYVSQDPIGLVGGTRLYGYVDDVVTKIDPWGLKATIDDKGFFAKSHEYGQGKSPSGRVRIPYQGTRGRDFTAANKAAGFDSTPDGYTWHHANYNSRTGYGDMQLVRHDVHAARSHSGGVSRFKASTGLKYDSITAVKHVESKGRLRGRSSCK, translated from the coding sequence ATGCATTCTCCCGAAGGCACAATCTTTTACAAATATGATGCCGAAGGCAATCTGATTGAAAAGCAGCAGCCGGACAACGGTACATGGCTGTACATCTGGAATGCGGCCGGAATGCTGGACCATGTGGTCCGACCGGATCAGCAGGTAGTGCGCTTTGCCTATGATGCCCTGGGACGGCGGGTGAGTAAGGAGTTTCAGGGCAGGATCACCCGTTGGGTCTGGGATGGCAACAATCCGCTCCATGAATGGGTGGAAGCTGCACCCGTTGTGGAAGGCGGCAGGCAGGATGCCGTGCCAACTCAGGACGAACCAATTCCACAGCAGCAGGAGTTCTACATCGGTCATCCACCCACCGGCCCGCCTGCTGCGGATGATGCACCGCTGCAACAGGATGCGAATGCAACAGACGACGGCCTGATCACCTGGCTGTTTGAGCCGGAGTCCTTTGCTCCGGTTGCCAAGGTTCAGGGTGATAAGGTATATTCCATTGTTACAGATTACCTAGGCACGCCGGTGGCGATGGTGGACCAGGACGGCAATAAGGTCTGGTCTGCGGATATTGGTGTGTTCGGCAAACTGCGCAATGTCGAAGGGCAGCAAATGGACTGCCCGTTCCGCTGGCCTGGGCAGTATGAAGATGCCGAGACTGGGTTGTATTATAATTGGTTCCGGTATTTTGATCCTGAGATCGGAGAATATGTAAGTCAGGATCCAATTGGGCTAGTTGGTGGAACAAGGCTTTATGGATATGTTGACGATGTTGTGACTAAGATTGATCCATGGGGTCTGAAAGCAACCATTGATGATAAAGGTTTCTTCGCGAAAAGCCATGAATATGGCCAAGGAAAAAGCCCGTCAGGAAGGGTTCGTATACCTTATCAGGGGACGAGAGGAAGAGATTTCACAGCAGCTAATAAAGCAGCAGGATTCGATAGTACTCCCGATGGATATACATGGCATCATGCAAACTATAACTCAAGAACAGGTTATGGAGACATGCAACTTGTTCGACATGACGTTCATGCGGCCAGATCTCATTCAGGTGGTGTTTCCAGATTCAAAGCCTCTACTGGACTTAAGTACGATTCGATAACTGCTGTGAAACATGTGGAGTCAAAAGGGCGCCTAAGAGGTCGTTCTTCTTGTAAATAG
- a CDS encoding type II toxin-antitoxin system VapC family toxin has translation MSEYRYLLDTNILSDLIKNPAGPVAQKVISPHIELICCTNLIVACELRYGACKKGSPRLTARVEQLLSTLPVLPLEEDVAHQYGEIRTALERAGQPIGGNDLLIAAHALTLRLTVVTANLREFTRVPGLAVENWLE, from the coding sequence ATGAGCGAGTACAGATACCTGCTGGATACCAATATCCTTTCAGACCTGATAAAAAATCCCGCTGGCCCTGTCGCACAAAAGGTGATCAGTCCTCATATTGAACTGATCTGTTGCACCAATCTGATCGTCGCTTGTGAGCTGCGCTACGGCGCCTGTAAAAAAGGTTCTCCCCGCCTCACAGCAAGAGTCGAACAGCTTCTGAGCACCTTACCCGTGCTTCCCCTGGAGGAAGATGTTGCGCATCAGTACGGAGAGATCAGGACCGCCCTGGAGCGTGCCGGTCAGCCCATCGGGGGCAACGACCTGTTGATCGCTGCTCATGCCCTTACCCTGCGGCTGACTGTTGTCACCGCAAACCTGCGGGAATTTACTCGCGTTCCAGGGCTGGCGGTGGAAAATTGGCTGGAGTGA
- a CDS encoding SMI1/KNR4 family protein, protein MPQKKQKDTERSVNAYNNRWMKITPASKEDIAAAEAYLEVAFPEDLVKLFKLCSGGRPVKNYYISYENDIEVSIGYILPFKKESKRWDILTEYDYLYTRFNFPAELIPFAIDEGHANYYCLKMETGEVIYYLHDEPENREKKLSNSLSVFLRGLTEWPY, encoded by the coding sequence TTGCCCCAAAAAAAACAAAAAGACACCGAAAGAAGTGTCAATGCTTATAACAATAGATGGATGAAAATTACTCCTGCTTCCAAGGAAGATATTGCTGCTGCTGAAGCGTATCTTGAGGTAGCATTTCCAGAAGACCTTGTAAAACTTTTTAAGTTATGCTCGGGAGGACGACCAGTTAAGAATTACTATATAAGCTATGAAAATGATATCGAAGTAAGTATAGGCTACATACTCCCATTTAAGAAAGAATCAAAACGTTGGGATATACTAACAGAGTACGATTATCTTTATACGCGATTTAATTTTCCAGCGGAACTGATTCCTTTTGCTATTGATGAGGGACATGCCAATTATTATTGTCTTAAGATGGAAACTGGTGAGGTAATTTATTACCTACATGATGAACCCGAAAATCGGGAAAAAAAACTTTCTAATTCCCTTTCAGTTTTTTTGAGGGGCTTAACTGAATGGCCATATTGA
- a CDS encoding type II toxin-antitoxin system mRNA interferase toxin, RelE/StbE family — protein MFEFRIAESNKFEKRKKKIDPSLYAKIKNIVYPQLRKNPYFGANIKKLKGDLSGYYRFRIGNYRLFYLIEEEKVIVVVVDLQQRQNAYK, from the coding sequence TTGTTTGAGTTCAGAATTGCAGAGTCCAACAAATTTGAGAAACGCAAAAAGAAGATTGATCCGTCTCTGTATGCGAAGATAAAGAATATTGTGTATCCTCAGCTTCGAAAAAATCCCTATTTCGGAGCGAATATCAAAAAACTGAAAGGAGACCTCTCGGGATACTATCGCTTCAGGATTGGGAATTACCGCCTTTTTTATCTTATTGAGGAGGAAAAAGTGATTGTTGTTGTCGTGGATCTCCAGCAGCGGCAGAATGCCTATAAATAA